A single genomic interval of Labeo rohita strain BAU-BD-2019 chromosome 13, IGBB_LRoh.1.0, whole genome shotgun sequence harbors:
- the st3gal7 gene encoding ST3 beta-galactoside alpha-2,3-sialyltransferase 7 codes for MVTLKHLSVNDNDEDSVPLLPEASSLESPTTQHSRAESREFFLSRRNNFILSIALLLSCYSAILVPAYLPTPVPTWTNDSSAETLALLNQSAALLSQSCRSGWSVERVKSLSTPAGLLKIPVFLENGTGDWALPPPLGLQGSEEMVAQALKALPYTSIPTGPETCRRCVVVGSGGILHGKNLGPHIDQYNIIIRVNDAPVFGYERDAGSRTTIRLIYPEGAPSQSQEYERTEVVALVAFKSLDLAWLISVVTKEPLSWWSKLWFWRNVIDSIPLQPENVRILNPEIMYRTGQVLKTYVEQQKKMVPTLGMTAVVLALQVCDEVSLAGFGYDLQNPGALLHYYGSIRMDAMKTQVVHDVSAETILLRELVKSGAVQDLTGGL; via the exons ATGGTGACTCTGAAACATTTGAGTGTTAATGATAATGACGAAGACAGCGTTCCTCTGTTACCGGAAGCCAGCAGCTTGGAGAGCCCAACCACCCAACACAGCAGGGCAGAGTCCAGAGAATTCTTCCTTAGCCG GAGGAACAACTTCATTTTAAGCATTGCTCTGTTGTTGAGCTGTTATTCTGCAATTCTGGTTCCTGCGTATCTGCCAACCCCAGTGCCCACCTGGACTAATGACAGTTCTGCTGAAACTCTG GCTCTGCTGAATCAGTCAGCGGCTCTGCTGTCTCAGTCCTGCCGTAGCGGCTGGAGTGTGGAGAGGGTGAAGTCGCTGTCTACTCCTGCTGGGCTGCTGAAGATTCCTGTGTTTCTGGAGAACGGCACAGGAGACTGGGCACTGCCTCCTCCTCTGGGTCTGCAGGGTAGTGAGGAGATGGTGGCTCAGGCCCTGAAAGCCCTGCCTTATACTAGCATACCCACCGGCCCAGAAACCTGCAGGAGATGCGTGGTGGTTGGAAGTGGCGGCATTTTACATGGCAAAAATCTTGGTCCTCATATAGACCAGTACAACATTATCATAAG AGTGAACGATGCTCCTGTATTTGGATATGAAAGAGACGCTGGATCTAGAACTACCATTCGACTCATTTATCCAGAAGGGGCTCCTTCTCAGTCACAAGAATACGAGAGAACTGAAGTGGTGGCTTTGGTTGCATTCAAGAGTTTAGATTTAGCATGGCTCATCTCTGTAGTAACCAAAGAGCCTTTG AGTTGGTGGTCTAAATTGTGGTTCTGGAGGAATGTAATAGACTCGATACCTCTTCAGCCAGAAAATGTCCGTATCCTAAATCCTGAAATCATGTACAGGACTGGACAGGTGCTGAAAACATATGTAGAGCAACAGAAAAAG atGGTGCCAACGCTGGGTATGACGGCAGTAGTTCTGGCCCTGCAGGTGTGTGATGAGGTGAGTTTAGCTGGGTTTGGATACGACCTGCAGAACCCTGGAGCTCTGCTGCATTACTACGGCTCTATCCGCATGGATGCCATGAAAACACAGGTGGTTCATGACGTCAGCGCTGAGACCATCTTACTGCGGGAGCTTGTTAAATCTGGAGCCGTGCAAGACCTCACGGGTGGACTGTGA